Proteins encoded by one window of Dermochelys coriacea isolate rDerCor1 chromosome 13, rDerCor1.pri.v4, whole genome shotgun sequence:
- the TMEM74B gene encoding transmembrane protein 74B gives MATSCPLELRSLGKGPGASRGAAPQGAGGCSAPRTARSAGLDNASYQAPEEGETWFRSGEEAGSGPKGGAARPRAQRGDLSPRLEDGPLPQPAGHSVDYGFISALIFLVSGIVLVVIAYTIPRQPRVDPAAVTAREMERLEMYYARLGSHLDKCIIAGLGLLTLGGMLLSVLLLVSIYKGELYRRRTFPGSRGPRKTYGSINLRLRQLSGDGGQSLVENEVVQVTESTTVSQGS, from the coding sequence ATGGCGACTTCCTGCCCCCTGGAGCTGAGGAGCCTCGGGAAGGGCCCCGGGGCCAGCCGGGGAGCGGCGCCGCAAGGAGCCGGGGGCTGCTCAGCACCGCGGACAGCTCGCAGCGCCGGCCTGGACAACGCCTCCTACCAGGCGCCGGAGGAAGGGGAAACCTGGTTCCGGAGCGGCGAGGAGGCGGGGAGCGGCCCCAAGGGAGGCGCCGCCCGGCCCAGGGCGCAGCGCGGAGACCTCTCGCCCCGGTTGGAGGATGGGCCCCTGCCACAGCCCGCTGGCCACTCCGTGGACTATGGGTTCATTTCGGCCTTGATCTTCCTCGTGAGCGGGATCGTGCTGGTGGTGATCGCCTACACCATCCCCCGCCAGCCCCGGGTGGACCCCGCCGCAGTGACGGCCCGGGAGATGGAGAGGCTGGAGATGTACTACGCGCGCCTGGGCTCCCACTTGGACAAGTGCATCATcgcagggctgggcctgctcaCCTTGGGGGGCATGCTGCTCTCCGTGCTGCTGCTGGTCTCCATCTACAAAGGGGAGCTGTACCGGAGACGGACCTTCCCGGGCTCCAGGGGGCCAAGGAAAACCTACGGATCTATAAATCTGAGACTGAGACAACTCAGTGGCGATGGGGGACAATCCCTGGTAGAGAATGAAGTCGTCCAGGTGACAGAGTCGACAACTGTCAGCCAGGGTTCTTAG